From Zavarzinella sp., one genomic window encodes:
- a CDS encoding 3-oxoacyl-ACP synthase III has translation MRYSRVYIESIGYELAPEVVSSAQLEQQLLPLYQALKLPPGQLGALTGIQERRWWDKNYSISDGAIAAGKKALNNSNISPDDIDVLIYAGVCREQLEPATACRVAAELGVNSDASVFDISNACLGVLNGIVEVANRIELGQARAGLVVSCETAREINEVMIAQMVQHRSIDKFREAIATLTGGSGAVAVLVVDEEYSSMHRRQLLGGVTKNAPQHHQLCRWGWESVVPAFDRLLQTEAGTFIRSAYDIGMKHIVTPFMATDAGSVLKFGVDLGLKTWQNFLTKLGWAVDQMDKVICHQVGTMHRDTILKTLGIPAHKEFSTFEFLGNIGTVSLPLTAAVAEEKNFLVEGDQVGFLGIGSGLNCMMLGFRW, from the coding sequence ATGCGATATTCAAGAGTTTACATCGAATCGATCGGTTATGAACTTGCACCAGAAGTGGTATCCAGTGCCCAGCTGGAACAGCAACTCTTACCACTTTACCAAGCTCTCAAACTACCCCCTGGTCAATTGGGTGCCCTCACGGGCATCCAGGAACGTCGCTGGTGGGACAAAAACTATTCCATCTCCGATGGCGCGATCGCGGCAGGGAAAAAGGCATTAAATAATTCTAATATTTCCCCGGACGACATCGACGTCTTAATTTATGCGGGGGTCTGTCGGGAACAACTTGAGCCAGCTACGGCCTGTCGGGTGGCTGCAGAGTTGGGAGTCAATTCCGATGCCTCGGTGTTTGATATTTCGAATGCCTGCCTGGGTGTTCTGAACGGCATAGTTGAAGTGGCCAATCGAATTGAACTGGGCCAGGCACGTGCCGGACTGGTGGTTTCGTGTGAAACTGCCCGCGAAATCAATGAAGTAATGATTGCCCAGATGGTGCAGCACCGTTCGATTGACAAATTTCGTGAAGCAATTGCCACTTTAACTGGTGGATCTGGTGCGGTGGCAGTTCTGGTGGTTGATGAAGAATATTCGTCGATGCACCGTCGCCAATTACTGGGTGGTGTCACCAAAAATGCCCCGCAACACCATCAGTTGTGTCGGTGGGGCTGGGAAAGTGTCGTACCCGCATTCGATCGCTTGCTGCAAACAGAAGCAGGGACGTTTATCAGATCTGCCTACGATATTGGGATGAAGCACATTGTAACACCGTTCATGGCTACGGATGCTGGCAGCGTGTTGAAGTTTGGTGTTGATCTGGGGTTAAAAACCTGGCAGAATTTTCTGACGAAGTTAGGCTGGGCAGTAGATCAGATGGATAAAGTGATCTGTCATCAGGTGGGCACGATGCACCGCGATACCATTCTCAAAACACTGGGAATTCCTGCACACAAGGAATTTTCTACGTTCGAATTTCTGGGTAACATTGGCACAGTTTCGCTACCACTGACTGCTGCTGTAGCAGAAGAGAAGAATTTTCTGGTCGAAGGGGATCAGGTAGGTTTTCTTGGGATTGGTAGTGGGCTCAATTGCATGATGTTGGGATTCCGGTGGTAG